The following proteins are co-located in the Athene noctua chromosome 16, bAthNoc1.hap1.1, whole genome shotgun sequence genome:
- the CSNK2A1 gene encoding casein kinase II subunit alpha translates to MSGPVPSRARVYTDVNTHRPREYWDYESHVVEWGNQDDYQLVRKLGRGKYSEVFEAINITNNEKVVVKILKPVKKKKIKREIKILENLRGGPNIITLADIVKDPVSRTPALVFEHVNNTDFKQLYQTLTDYDIRFYMYEILKALDYCHSMGIMHRDVKPHNVMIDHEHRKLRLIDWGLAEFYHPGQEYNVRVASRYFKGPELLVDYQMYDYSLDMWSLGCMLASMIFRKEPFFHGHDNYDQLVRIAKVLGTEDLYDYIDKYNIELDPRFNDILGRHSRKRWERFVHSENQHLVSPEALDFLDKLLRYDHQSRLTAREAMEHPYFYPIVKDQARMGSSNMPGGSTPVSSASMMSGISSVPTPSPLGPLAGSPVISATTTLGMPVPAAAGAQQ, encoded by the exons ATGTCGGGACCCGTGCCGAGCAGGGCCAGAGTTTACACGGATGTGAACACACACAGACCCCGGGAGTACTGGGACTATGAGTCGCATGTTGTCGAGTGGGG AAATCAAGATGACTACCAGCTAGTTCGAAAATTAGGCCGAGGCAAATACAGTGAAGTATTTGAAGCCATCAACATTACAAATAACGAAAAAGTAGTTGTTAAAATTCTCAAG CctgttaaaaagaagaaaatcaagcgTGAAATCAAGATCTTAGAGAACTTGCGAGGCGGTCCCAATATAATCACTCTTGCAGATATAGTAAAAGATCCTGTG tCTCGGACACCCGCTTTGGTTTTTGAACATGTAAACAACACAGACTTTAAG CAATTATACCAGACATTAACAGATTATGATATTCGATTCTACATGTATGAGATTTTGAAG GCTCTAGATTACTGCCATAGCATGGGAATCATGCACAGAGATGTCAAACCTCACAACGTCATGATTGACCACGAGCACAGAAAG CTTAGACTAATAGACTGGGGTTTGGCTGAATTCTATCACCCTGGCCAAGAGTACAATGTCAGAGTGGCTTCCAGATATTTCAAAGGACCCGAACTCCTTGTAGATTATCAG ATGTATGATTACAGTCTGGATATGTGGAGCTTGGGTTGCATGTTGGCTAGTATGATATTCCGAAAGGAGCCATTTTTCCATGGCCATGACAACTATGATCAG CTGGTGAGGATAGCCAAGGTGCTGGGAACAGAAGATCTCTATGACTACATTGACAAATACAACATTGAACTGGATCCACGTTTCAATGACATCTTGGGCAG ACACTCCCGTAAGCGATGGGAGCGCTTTGTTCACAGTGAGAACCAACATCTGGTGAGTCCAGAAGCTCTGGATTTCTTAGACAAGCTGTTGCGATATGATCACCAGTCACGACTCACAGCGAGAGAAGCCATGGAACACCCTTACTTCT ATCCCATCGTGAAAGATCAGGCTCGGATGGGCTCGTCCAACATGCCGGGTGGCAGCACTCCTGTCAGCAGTGCGAGTATGATGTCAG GGATTTCTTCAGTGCCAACACCTTCCCCCCTTGGACCTCTAGCCGGCTCACCCGTCATTtctgccaccaccaccctggggatGCCCGTTCCAGCTGCTGCCGGCGCCCAGCAGTAG